A genomic region of Dreissena polymorpha isolate Duluth1 chromosome 4, UMN_Dpol_1.0, whole genome shotgun sequence contains the following coding sequences:
- the LOC127878440 gene encoding fucose-1-phosphate guanylyltransferase-like encodes MCPGIFVTYADDFLVYTLGNNHEGIKFASEGFTALAHPSTLEVGVGHGVYVFDKVDLIDPRIPLQRCNCNRVLQKPSIEIMIKNGAVLENENMNFAEGIKIEGKAAYTDSSFFFAQDVTKLLSNFLKANGPIQGEIDAYGDFLQTLGPGSTNEYTSNMANVSACTPKLEETRDCIYTLLKGTPLVLMVMNASKFIHIGTTKEYIEHFCCDAEFQGELGLGKDVFNLWIEWQSGDNLNDQCHGDEALPIKKCRLSDTSLGCVMHSRLPLSSFVARTAVVEYCKFLIPVTVGQNCILSNCEFTSLSASEMKHIGISDEDLPKECITIPPNVFLRTVPVHIGNKTQFVTVFFDIKENLKKSTDSNDVQNLPFLGKVISDFARVTNANISSDAPDMSDGKSKVNVWFSSLFTAAATPSKSFILALFCIKALKTDDDSVVSLEEKSLFSMASLLKTKDVHEMLKKRNDLYQDIKQGFC; translated from the coding sequence ATGTGCCCAGGGATTTTCGTGACTTACGCCGATGATTTCCTGGTATATACACTTGGAAACAACCATGAAGGCATTAAGTTTGCCTCAGAAGGTTTCACAGCACTTGCGCATCCTTCAACATTAGAGGTAGGCGTTGGACATGGAGTGTATGTGTTTGATAAAGTCGACCTCATAGATCCGAGAATTCCACTGCAGCGCTGTAACTGCAATCGTGTATTACAGAAACCCAGCATAgaaataatgattaaaaatggCGCAGTTTTGGAAAATGAGAATATGAACTTTGCTGAAGGAATTAAAATTGAGGGAAAGGCTGCTTACACTGATAGTTCGTTTTTCTTTGCTCAGGATGTAACGAAATTGCTGTCAAACTTTCTCAAAGCCAATGGCCCCATCCAAGGCGAAATTGATGCATATGGGGATTTCCTTCAGACTCTGGGACCAGGGTCCACAAATGAGTACACCAgcaatatggcaaacgtcagcgCTTGCACTCCAAAGCTGGAGGAAACAAGAGACTGCATATACACGCTTCTGAAAGGAACCCCATTAGTGTTAATGGTCATGAATGCATCCAAGTTCATCCACATCGGGACAACCAAAGAATACATTGAACACTTCTGCTGTGATGCCGAATTTCAAGGAGAACTGGGCCTTGGGAAAGATGTGTTTAATTTGTGGATAGAATGGCAGAGTGGAGACAATCTTAATGACCAATGTCACGGAGATGAAGCTCTACCAATCAAGAAGTGTAGATTGTCTGACACATCTTTAGGTTGTGTAATGCATAGCCGACTTCCACTGAGCTCCTTTGTTGCTCGCACAGCCGTTGTAGAGTACTGCAAGTTTCTTATTCCAGTAACAGTAGGACAAAACTGTATTCTAAGCAACTGTGAGTTCACTTCTCTAAGTGCATCAGAAATGAAACACATAGGAATTTCAGACGAGGATTTGCCTAAGGAGTGTATAACTATCCCTCCCAATGTGTTCTTGCGCACTGTCCCTGTACACATTGGTAACAAAACTCAGTTTGTGACTGTCTTCTTTGATATAAAGGAGAACTTGAAGAAATCCACAGATAGTAATGACGTACAAAATCTGCCTTTTCTTGGAAAGGTTATCAGCGACTTTGCTCGAGTGACAAATGCTAACATTTCAAGTGATGCTCCTGACATGAGTGATGGTAAATCCAAAGTAAATGTGTGGTTCTCCAGCCTGTTTACAGCTGCCGCCACACCTAGCAAGTCTTTCATTTTGGCGCTTTTTTGCATAAAAGCACTGAAAACAGATGATGATTCTGTAGTTTCCTTGGAGGAAAAATCTCTCTTCTCCATGGCATCTCTGCTGAAGACCAAAGATGTTCATGAAATGCTGAAAAAAAGGAATGATCTTTACCAAGATATTAAGCAAGGATTCTGTTGA